GGAAAAAAATTCCCGCGTATTGTCAACATTGTAAGGGCAGAATACAAATCATCACGGCATGAAATTCGATCAGTTGCCTCTCAGCTTGGCAAGATCGGTTTCCGCCTGGCGTGCCGCGGTGGTGGTGGGGTATTTCTTGACCACTTCTTCCAGCAGCTTCTCCGCCTCGTCGTTGCGACCGAGCCGGGAAAGGGCCACCGCCTGAGACTGCATCGCCTGAGAGACTTTGCTGTCGTTCTCGGGGTATTTGGTGCGAACATTCTGGAATGCGCTGACGGCGTCATCATACCGCTCGAGTTTCAGGTAGCAGCGGCCCTGCCAGTACTGGGCGTTGCCGGCCTGCTCCGTGTTGGGGTAGCGATCAAGAAACTCCGAGAATTGCTGGAGCGCGCCTTCGTAGTCGTTGCTCAGCCAGACTTTCTGGGCCTGCTGATAGGCGGCCAGGGCCGCGCCGGAGTTTGCCGCCGTGGCGGGCGCCTCGGGGGCGGGTTCCGCCGCCGTGCCCAGGGCCGCGCCGGGGTCGCCCGCGGCGGTCGGGGGCACGATGGCGACGGTGTCGGAGGGCATCTGGGCTTCGGCGGCCTTGCCGCCGGCGGTCAGATTGAACTGACGGTAGATCGTCGTGGTCAGTTCGCCGAGCTGCTTTTCGAGTACGTCGAGCTTGACCTGATTCTCTTCCATCATGCTCCGCAACTGGCGGGTCTGCACTTCGGTTTCGTCGACGCGGCTGACCAACTGGGTGGTCGTCTCGTTGAGCTTTTTGATGGCGCCGTCGAGGTTGTCGTTCAGGTTCGTTACCTTGCGGTGCGTGTCGTAAAGGAGGGTTTCGACCTGGTTCGCGGCTCCCGCTTCCAGGCAGGATCCCAGAACGACCAGCACGCCGAGGCTGCACATTGTGCGTACCATGTGATTCGCTCCTGCTGTTGATGCATGGCGGGGGTTTGCCCCGAATAAAGTACTCATGGATTGCCCTTCCGCAGGGATTCGAGGTCGCGGCTTGCGTGTTCCGCCGCGGTAGAGGTGGGGTAGTTGGCGACCACCTCTTCCATCAGCGCGACGGCCGTTTCCCGATCACCAAGCTTGTAATGGGCAACCGCCTGATTGTGCAAGGCGTAGGCCATATAGCTGCTGTCGGGATAGTTGCTCCGGACAGCTTCGAAGGCTTCAATGGCCCTGGAATACTCGCTCTGGTTCAGCAGTGACTTCGCGATCCAGAACTGCGCCTTGTCACGGTTCGGCGACTTGGCATAGGTATCGAGGAATGCGGTGAAGGCCGCAATGGCCCCGGCATAGTCCTCGCTCTCGTACATCGCCTTGGCGGCGGCAAAGGCATTGCCGTCGTCCGCATTCGCCTTATCCTCCGAGATGAGGGGCGGAGCCGCCTCTGCCCCGGCAGGCTGCGCGATTTCAGCCGGAACAGTGGATGCGGACGAAGTTGCCGCCTCGGGGGACTCGACGGGAGCGGGCTCTTGCGAAGGACGGGACTTCGGGATGGGGGTGGGCGAATAGCTCAAGCCCCAATGCCGATAGAGCGTCTTCTTGAGATCTTCGAGCATCTTGATCAGGTTGTCGACCTTGCGCTGATTTTCTTCCATCAGCGAGGCCAGCAGTCGGATCTGCTGCTCGTTTTCACTCACACGGGCCATGAGGGTGGCCGTGGTCTCGTTCAGCCGGGCCAGCGAGTCGGCCATGCTCGTGTCGAGCAGGTTGACCCGCTGATGCATGTCGGTCACCACGGTCTCCATGTTCTTGGAGCCCGTGGTGACACAACCTGAAAACAGCGTCACAGCCAGCAGGGCCGACCATGCTATGTTTCTATGCATGCGCACGCGATACGTCGCTTCCCGCAATTAGTTTGCAGTCGCCCGCATGAACTCGGCGCGGCGGTTCTGAGCCCAGGCGGCTTCGCTGCTGCCGGGGACGGCGGGGTTTTCTTCGCCGTAGCTGATGGTGATCATGCGATCACCGGAGATGCCGAGCTGGCGGAGGTGTTCGCGGACCGCCTGGGCACGACGTTCGCCGAGGGCCAGGTTGTACTCCTGGGTGCCGCGCTCGTCGCAGTTGCCGGCGATCTGGATGATGACATTCGGCACTTCCTTGATGCGCTCAGCGTTGGACTGGAGGGTCGCAATCGCTTCGGAGCTCAGGGAGGAGCTGTCGAAATCGAAGTAGATCGGCTTTAGGCGGGAATCGCCTTCGAAAAGGAGCTTTTCGAGATCGACGTTGGGCAGACCGCCGGTGCCGGAGCCTTCACCACCGGCGTTCGCGGAGGTGTCGGAAGCAGCGTCAACGGGCTTGTCTTTCTTCTTGCAGCCAGCGAAGCTGACCACCATGAGGGAAAGGCACAGTACAGTAAGGAACATTCGATACGGGTTTGACTTGTGGGCTTGCATGGTTCTCTCTTACCCCTAGTTCAGGTTAATTGGTTTCTCACATCCACGACACATACGCTTTGAATTGATGCAGTTTACGGGTAAGTCGTTTCGGGCGCAGCACCCGCGTATCAGCACCTTGAGCTGCATTTTTTCTCCGCGCAAGCGTATTTTACAATTTTGAAGGCCCTGAACACAACTTTACGTCCCGCACGCGCTTCGAGACATTTTCCGGGGTGTTTTCTACCCAATCTATGGGCAATGGGCGACAAAAAGTTCCCGATATTCCGCAATTCATCGGTGGAAATAGCAACGCTTACTGGCATTACAGGAATTTGTCAGAATTCCCGTCCTTGCCGACGTTGGAAAAGTGTTTTCGTATCATTTTGCTCCATTCCGGAGCACTGGGCTGCAACAATAGTGGCTGGTCAGGGCGTGGAGAATTCCAGGGTGCAGAGCAAGGCAAAATGATCGGAGGCCAGCGTGTTTTCTATTACCCGGGTCTCTTTCGCGACCCAGCGTTCCCTCGGTGAAAAAAATACGTAGTCGATCTTGATTTCGGGCTTGTTGGAGGGAAAAGTAGGTGGCGCGTCGAGCCCGTCGGTGGGCGTCCAGGATTCTTTGAGAATCGTGACGGTCTCACTGTCCGGCGTGGCGTTGAAGTCCCCCGCCAGGAGGCGGGGCAAGTCGCGCTTTCCGAATTCCTGGTTGATCATCCGAGCCTGCGCCGCGCGATCAATTTTCGAGGCATTGTCCAAATGCGTCGCGACAAAGGCTATCGATGGCCCGTCGGGCAGGTCCAGGACCGCTTCCAGAGCGACCCTGGGCTCGTTGTCGGGCGAGGAAGGCAGTGGGATTGCGCGGGTACTCCGAAATGAATAGCGGGACAAGATAGCGACGCCATACTCGCCGCCATCGAAGGCCATGGCCCGGGCAAAGAGGGGGTGAAGCCTGGTGCGGTGGCCAAGTTGCGTGGCCAGGTCCTGACCGCCAACCCGTCCCGTTCGCACGTCTACTTCCTGCAAGGCCACGAGGTCCGGGTCCAGGTCGAGAATGACCTGGGCGACCACATCGAGGTTGCCGTCTTTTTTCATGGTCGCGCCATGGAGAATGTTGAAGGTCAGTACTTTGATTGTTGTTGTTTTCATGGTGTCCGCATAAACTTCACGGTCCGTGCCGGCGACCAGCAGCGCCAGCAATCCCAGTCCTCTAGCTACCATCCACATGGATGCCTCGTTTCAGCCCCTATCCGCAGTCGGCTCGTTGACTGCGATGGAATAGAGCCACCATCGCTTTGACGCGGCCCCCGCGCGGGGCCGCCGCTCGAAATAGACTCGCCAGGTATTTCCGCCCGCCGTGGCGAATCGGTACCAGTGTTTACGCACGTACAGTTCACCGCTGCCGTGGGTGCAGGGGCCCAGCCCCCGACCCGATTCCAGCACCGCGAGCACGGGATAGGTGGCGCCGCGCCAGACAAAGGCGCGGGGAATGAGGGGCTCTCCGGCAATCGCCGGGGAATCCAATCCTTCGCCCTTGAAGAGGGGACGGAGCGCTTCACTGATCAATTTCTCGGCGGGCATATCCTGTATTCCGCAGCCGCCCCATGGAAAGGCGCATGAAAGGGAAGGAGACTGTTGCGACCACTATACCAGAACGATCCACCCCGCCCCAACGCCGCCGATTGGAACCCCAAAAGGCCCTGTGCTATACTCCACCGGTGAACAAAACCATCGATTTGACAGATCTGTACCGTCCAGTTCAGGCAGAGCTCCACGGGGTCAGTGACACCATCCACCAACTCTGGGTGGATGCTTTGACTCTTGTGCGCATCGACGCGAGCACGATGCCGAGGACGGGCGGAAAGTTGCTTCGCCCCGCCTTGTGCCTCCTGGCGGCGGGGGCGATTGGAGGTCGCGATCTGAAGCAGTACGTCACCCTGGCCAGTTCCTTCGAGGCGCTTCATATCGCTTCGCTGGCCCACGACGATGTGATCGACAAAGCGCTGCTCCGCCGGGGCGGATCCTCCCTCAATGCCTTCTGGGACAATCACGCGGCGGTACTCGGCGGGGACTACCTGGTGGCGCGGGCCGTGGAAATGCTTTCGACCTACGATGTCTGCGCCGTGGTGGCCAACGCCATCCGCTCGGTGCGCTGCATGGCGGAAGGCGAGCTTTACTTCTTCGGTCGCGAAGACGAGCCCATCATTGCGGAAGACTGCATCATGCTGGCGGAGCAGAAGACGGCGAGCCTTTTTGCGGAGGCGTGCAGCGCTCCGACTTATGTCATCGACGCACGCCATCGAAAAGCACTCTATCAATTCGGCATCTCCCTGGGGATCGCATTCCAGCTCGTGGACGACATGCTGGACATCACCCAGACCACGGAGCAACTTGGCAAACCTTCCTGCTGCGATATTGTGGAAGGCAAGAAGACCATCCCCATCATGCACCTGAAGAATGGGTTGGACGGGGATGATCTGGCGCGGCTCGAATCGATGCGCGGCGCGGACATCACCGAAGCGGATCGGGCGTGGGTCATTGCCCTGGCTGAGGAGACCGGCGCGCGGGAAAAGACCGAGGCCATCACCAATGCCTACGCGGACGAGGCCCGCGGCCACCTGGCCCAGCTCCCCCCCAGCGTCTTTCGGGACAGCATGGAAGGCATCGTGGAATTCGTGATGGTGCGGGTATCCTGATTTCGAATCTCGGCTTCGTTTCGAGTCGGGCCCGAGGTCCTCATTCGATTACGTACCAGGAGAATCCCCCGGTCGGAACCGCCACTTTAATGTTCACACCGTAATCCCGCCCAATTTCCACCCGCTGCGACGCACCTTCGGCCCCGGTTACCGTTGCGGCGTCGGTGAGACCGGTATAGTAAAGATTCACCGGCAAGCTGCGCGCCACCGGCACCGCGGTGGGGTTGAAGACCGCGAGCATACCCTTGTGCTTCAGGCGCGGATTCACGTGGAGCATCCAGTCAAGGTCACGGCCATCGGCACGGCGCCCATGGACGAGATCGCTTTCCAGGATGTCGCGGTAGGTCTTGTACCAATCCACCCACCGCTTCACCATCGCCTTTGTGCGGTCGGTATCGTAGAGGCGGGGCCCGCGATAACAGGCTTGGACGCCCAGCGCGAGATTGGAAAAGAGCATCTTTTCATAATGCTCCAGATGGGTGTCGAGGGGCTCTATCGTTGCCACCTCTCCCCCACCCTGGTATTCCGTGAGGGGCACAAACATCCAGCCCATGCCTGGTGTTTTCTCCCAGGCGCCGTCGTAGATATTCTGGCGTGTGTGAATAACCTGCTGGGCGCGGGGCAAGCTCCAGTTGGTTTCGCGGTAGCCCATGCCACTCTTTGTGGAGCCGGCGAGGTAGTAGTAGTCCGGCACATTCAGCGAGATGCCGCGCCCGCGACACCACTTGTAATAATCCGTGATGGTGCGCCACTGGGTCCACTGGGAGTCCTCATAGCCCCGATGTCCCGGGTGAACCGTAGAGCGGCAGGTGTCGCCGGGGTAGGAGCCGTCGTGCTCCAGCAGGTCAAACCCGGTGGCGGGATAGTAATCGTAGAGGTTTGCGAAGTACTTCTTGCCCCACGCGCTGCCGATGCAGGGCGAGTGGCCGAAGGTGGGCGATTCTCCCTCCCCCATCACCACGTCATTCTCCGCATCGATGGTGCGCGATGCGAGGAGGGAATAGCCGCCGAGTTCCACGCCGCGCTGTTCGGCGTAGTCCGCGTAGGCCTTCATCCGCGCCCGGTTTTCTTCGCTCGCGTCTTCGATTTCGAAACCGCTGCCAAAGGAGAGGATAGCCATTTCGAAGCCGACTTCCGCGCACTGGTCCAGCGCCTTGTAGACCGTCTCGGGGTCGCTCTGGCGAATATGGAGCATGAGCGGATTCTCGGTGACCCAGGGAGCGATGAGGCGGTACATGCGGCGCTGGGCCAGGCCGTTGCGCTCGCGATCCGTGCTATCGCGCACGAGGAGGAAGGTGCGGAAGGACTCGAAGGTCTCTCCCGGGGCAATATCCACTGCGGGCCCAAGGGTGGGGCGCACTTCGAGCAGGCAGGGGTTGAGCCGCTCGTAGTTGACCTGGGTTTGATACTCGGGATCGGGAACCCAGTGCACGGCGTGGCGAGAACTATCGCGGACACCCATGCCGCCGAAGGCGTAATCCGTCTCCACGTGAAGGTTGGGGGTAATGTAGTCCACGCCCCGGTTGTCGACGTCGGACCCATATTCCACCACGGCCAGGACTTCGCTGGTAAAGCTGTCGAGCCGAACGGGCGCGGAGCTGTTGTTTCGAAGGGTAATCCACTTGGAGAGCACGGGAATGCCGTCGTAGAGCTCATAATGCACCGACACCGTTACGTCGCTCCCCCCTGCCGGCGCGGCGTAATCCATGCGCAGGTACACACCCTTCGGGGGCCAGGTCGCGTCGGGCGCATGGCGCCGCACCCGGGCCCAGGCCATGCGCTCCCGGGGAAGCCCCGTCTCGAAGCCGGTGAATGTCATCGCGCCGGGGGAGGCCGTCAGTGAATCGAGCCATTCCGGCGCGAGAAAAGCGTAGTTGGGCTGACCCGCGAGTCCGCCCACGTCGACAGACTGCCCGTTCAGGGTTACTCGCGCTTCCGGCTTCACGCCACGCAAAATAGCCTCGCCGGTCATGAGGTTGTCGAAGGCGACCGTGGCGACGTTGGGCGACAGGCGAAATTCGCGCCGGATCAAGCCGTTGGAAAGCACCAGTGATTGGGCGTCGGCCGAGCGGTAAATCCCGGCTGGCGTATCACTCCCCTTGACCAGCCAATCGCCCGTCGTGGGGAGGGCAGCTTCGGGCGGCAGATCGGCCAGCGTGGCGCCGAAGGCAGAAACGGAGAGGCCAAGGCAGAGCAGGACCAGGGATGGGCGCATGGAATCTCCTTCGATAGACTACTTTCGAGCTCGGCAGTTCGCTCGTGTGTACGCGAAGTGCTTCGCATCGGCACTAGAGCGGCGTATTGCCCGCCATCTCGCGAATTTCCGCCAATTCTGTTTGTGAAGGAATCCTGAGATCGAGCCGTCCGTTTTCGAGGGCCATGAGGATCACCAGTTCCTCTTCGTCGTAACGCATGGGAGAATATTCCTTTTCGGTTGGGGAGCACTAAAATGCCCGTGGACCCAAACCAGATCCACGGGCATGTTACACCAAATCAGAAGACGCAGGCTACACCGTCCAGGGCTTGCGGTACTCGCGGGTGAGCCATTCCGCCTTGCCGCCGTTGCGGGCGAGCTTCATCTGCTTCGGCTTCCACCCGATGGTCGTGTGGTTGTAGTAGGCCTGGTTGAGCAGGTGGCAGCAGATGGCGGTGCGGCCACCGACGATCTCGTTGGTGATGGGTTTCTTGCGGGTCTGGACGCAGTTGAGGAAGTCCGCGATGTGGTCGCGGCTCTCATAGAGCTTCACCTTGGCGTTGGCCAGGTATT
This genomic interval from Candidatus Hydrogenedentota bacterium contains the following:
- the ybgF gene encoding tol-pal system protein YbgF, yielding MVRTMCSLGVLVVLGSCLEAGAANQVETLLYDTHRKVTNLNDNLDGAIKKLNETTTQLVSRVDETEVQTRQLRSMMEENQVKLDVLEKQLGELTTTIYRQFNLTAGGKAAEAQMPSDTVAIVPPTAAGDPGAALGTAAEPAPEAPATAANSGAALAAYQQAQKVWLSNDYEGALQQFSEFLDRYPNTEQAGNAQYWQGRCYLKLERYDDAVSAFQNVRTKYPENDSKVSQAMQSQAVALSRLGRNDEAEKLLEEVVKKYPTTTAARQAETDLAKLRGN
- a CDS encoding tetratricopeptide repeat protein yields the protein MHRNIAWSALLAVTLFSGCVTTGSKNMETVVTDMHQRVNLLDTSMADSLARLNETTATLMARVSENEQQIRLLASLMEENQRKVDNLIKMLEDLKKTLYRHWGLSYSPTPIPKSRPSQEPAPVESPEAATSSASTVPAEIAQPAGAEAAPPLISEDKANADDGNAFAAAKAMYESEDYAGAIAAFTAFLDTYAKSPNRDKAQFWIAKSLLNQSEYSRAIEAFEAVRSNYPDSSYMAYALHNQAVAHYKLGDRETAVALMEEVVANYPTSTAAEHASRDLESLRKGNP
- the pal gene encoding peptidoglycan-associated lipoprotein Pal; its protein translation is MFLTVLCLSLMVVSFAGCKKKDKPVDAASDTSANAGGEGSGTGGLPNVDLEKLLFEGDSRLKPIYFDFDSSSLSSEAIATLQSNAERIKEVPNVIIQIAGNCDERGTQEYNLALGERRAQAVREHLRQLGISGDRMITISYGEENPAVPGSSEAAWAQNRRAEFMRATAN
- a CDS encoding endonuclease/exonuclease/phosphatase family protein; the encoded protein is MVARGLGLLALLVAGTDREVYADTMKTTTIKVLTFNILHGATMKKDGNLDVVAQVILDLDPDLVALQEVDVRTGRVGGQDLATQLGHRTRLHPLFARAMAFDGGEYGVAILSRYSFRSTRAIPLPSSPDNEPRVALEAVLDLPDGPSIAFVATHLDNASKIDRAAQARMINQEFGKRDLPRLLAGDFNATPDSETVTILKESWTPTDGLDAPPTFPSNKPEIKIDYVFFSPRERWVAKETRVIENTLASDHFALLCTLEFSTP
- a CDS encoding cytoplasmic protein, whose product is MPAEKLISEALRPLFKGEGLDSPAIAGEPLIPRAFVWRGATYPVLAVLESGRGLGPCTHGSGELYVRKHWYRFATAGGNTWRVYFERRPRAGAASKRWWLYSIAVNEPTADRG
- a CDS encoding polyprenyl synthetase family protein, with product MTLVRIDASTMPRTGGKLLRPALCLLAAGAIGGRDLKQYVTLASSFEALHIASLAHDDVIDKALLRRGGSSLNAFWDNHAAVLGGDYLVARAVEMLSTYDVCAVVANAIRSVRCMAEGELYFFGREDEPIIAEDCIMLAEQKTASLFAEACSAPTYVIDARHRKALYQFGISLGIAFQLVDDMLDITQTTEQLGKPSCCDIVEGKKTIPIMHLKNGLDGDDLARLESMRGADITEADRAWVIALAEETGAREKTEAITNAYADEARGHLAQLPPSVFRDSMEGIVEFVMVRVS
- a CDS encoding alpha-galactosidase produces the protein MRPSLVLLCLGLSVSAFGATLADLPPEAALPTTGDWLVKGSDTPAGIYRSADAQSLVLSNGLIRREFRLSPNVATVAFDNLMTGEAILRGVKPEARVTLNGQSVDVGGLAGQPNYAFLAPEWLDSLTASPGAMTFTGFETGLPRERMAWARVRRHAPDATWPPKGVYLRMDYAAPAGGSDVTVSVHYELYDGIPVLSKWITLRNNSSAPVRLDSFTSEVLAVVEYGSDVDNRGVDYITPNLHVETDYAFGGMGVRDSSRHAVHWVPDPEYQTQVNYERLNPCLLEVRPTLGPAVDIAPGETFESFRTFLLVRDSTDRERNGLAQRRMYRLIAPWVTENPLMLHIRQSDPETVYKALDQCAEVGFEMAILSFGSGFEIEDASEENRARMKAYADYAEQRGVELGGYSLLASRTIDAENDVVMGEGESPTFGHSPCIGSAWGKKYFANLYDYYPATGFDLLEHDGSYPGDTCRSTVHPGHRGYEDSQWTQWRTITDYYKWCRGRGISLNVPDYYYLAGSTKSGMGYRETNWSLPRAQQVIHTRQNIYDGAWEKTPGMGWMFVPLTEYQGGGEVATIEPLDTHLEHYEKMLFSNLALGVQACYRGPRLYDTDRTKAMVKRWVDWYKTYRDILESDLVHGRRADGRDLDWMLHVNPRLKHKGMLAVFNPTAVPVARSLPVNLYYTGLTDAATVTGAEGASQRVEIGRDYGVNIKVAVPTGGFSWYVIE